In one Lolium rigidum isolate FL_2022 chromosome 3, APGP_CSIRO_Lrig_0.1, whole genome shotgun sequence genomic region, the following are encoded:
- the LOC124695574 gene encoding uncharacterized protein LOC124695574, with protein LVDAGGKPLKRCSGFWIDWNEESKTGIVLTTAHLIRTKNSPVNIWLGGEEYASHANITVHLQDGTSPEGQLLYYQPHYDLAFVRVRVDEHVELPFFQEEVKLAQEVFRLGRDNMLDLRITYGWAEYENPTIYERYHNMYFNSAGGAKDDKEYDNGGLVIDLDGKVLGMSNNIKSGTFIPSSILLKCVDLWKKYECYIPRPHLGMTFEAIKLLEPSHVEKLWRMYNIDDGLVVQQVSKGSHAEKFGIQRGDIIECINGKCISTTIELENVLASICKDSSDNLNDLNVEIHVSVGVFHTLKKHRTTGELPASVSDLGEVIMD; from the exons TTGGTGGATGCAGGTGGCAAACCTCTAAAGCGGTGCTCTGGTTTTTGGATTGATTGGAATGAGGAGAGCAAAACCGGTATTGTTTTGACAACTGCCCATCTGATTCGCACAAAGAATTCTCCTGTCAACATCTGGTTAGGCGGAGAAGAGTATGCTTCCCATGCTAAT ATTACTGTTCATTTGCAAGACGGCACCAGTCCAGAGGGCCAGTTGCTCTACTACCAGCCACATTACGATCTTGCTTTTGTGAGGGTTAGAGTGGATGAACACGTTGAGTTACCATTTTTCCAAGAAGAAGTGAAACTTGCTCAAGAAGTCTTTCGGCTAGGAAGAGACAATATGTTAGATCTAAGGATAACATATGGTTGGGCTGAATATGAGAATCCAACCATTTATGAGCGGTATCACAACATGTACTTTAATTCTGCAGGTGGTGCAAAAGATGACAAGGAG TATGACAACGGAGGGCTAGTCATTGACTTGGATGGAAAAGTTCTGGGAATGTCCAACAATATTAAGAGCGGGACTTTTATACCGTCGTCTATTTTGCTCAAGTGTGTGGATTTATGGAAGAAATATGAGTGC TACATCCCCCGGCCCCACCTTGGGATGACGTTTGAGGCCATCAAGCTTCTTGAGCCTTCTCATGTTGAGAAGTTATGGCGTATGTATAACATTGATGATGGTCTTGTTGTTCAACAG GTGTCAAAAGGATCTCATGCTGAAAAATTTGGAATCCAAAGAGGTGATATTATTGAATGCATCAATGGAAAATGTATTTCTACAACAATTGAG TTGGAAAATGTGTTGGCGAGCATATGCAAGGACTCCTCAGACAATCTAAATGACCTTAATGTTGAAATTCATGTTTCT GTTGGGGTGTTTCACACGCTAAAAAAGCACCGAACGACGGGAGAGTTGCCTGCAAGTGTATCTGATCTTGGAGAAGTTATTATGGACTGA